The Vitis vinifera cultivar Pinot Noir 40024 chromosome 8, ASM3070453v1 genome segment GAAGGCCACAAGCTGTTCCAGTGCCAGGAAGGAGAATTTTCAGGCAAGTCCACGTAATTCTGAATCTAGTTTTGGAAGCGTTGATTCAAATTGGGGGAATTCGAATCATCTGAAACCAAACGTTGCCCTTTTGGGGCAAAAATCAGTGAGAGCTTTAACAAGGAGATCTAGTTTTAAACCCATGAAGGGTTTAACAAGAATGTCTAGTTTGAGATCAAAGAGGTctttaatgaagaaaaactcTGGAGGTGCTGAGATGAAGAGGAAACTGAAGAAGTCGAGATCAATCAAGCTCGCAGGCTTTGAGAGCTTGAGACTGCCAACAGGAAGAGCAAAGAACCAGTACGATCGACCTTCTATTATTTCAGCCGGCGATGCAGCAACCCCGCGAAACCTGTCTTCAACAAACTCTTCTGATTTGAGGAAGGTGCATTGTCAGGCAAGTCCTCGTAATTCTGGATCTGGTTTTAGTAGCAATGGTCAGAATAGGAAGAATTGGGTTATTTTGAACCCAAATTCGGGCTCTGGTCAGAAAACTTTCATGAGGAAATCTAGTTTGAGACCTGTGAGGATTTTAACAAAAATGTCGAGTTTGAAACCCAGGAGGCCTACTGTGAGGAAACACGATAGAGCTACTTGTTCTTCCACTCTTAAGAATTCCAATTTCCCTCACCATGTTGAGCTCCATTCAGGAGGGAGTGAATCTGAGAGAATTTCAGTTATGAAGGTTTGTCCATACAAATATTGTTCTCTTAATGGCCATTGCCATGCACCTTTGCCTCCGTTGAAGCCTTTCTTATTGAGAAGGAGGCGTATGTTGAAGACCCAGAAGACCATGAAACGACATTTCAGTGGCTTAGAGAAGGAGATCCAGGCATACAAGATGGCGTTTAATATCGATACCAGCAGAGCAGGCTCCCCGACAGCAGAAAAGGCTGGAGAGGATTTTTTTGTAGAAATCTATGCTAAACCTAGCGGCAAGTCAAAAGGTGAAGGCGCACATGGTGGAGATGGTGAAGCCAAAAGTGACTCCGGAAGCCTTGATGAGGTCCTGCTTGGTGAAACATCATATCCTCAAATAGGTATGGAAGAGAGTCCAAGCCAACTCAGTCATTTTCAAGCAGCAAACTGTTCAAACAAAAAGGGGTCGGATGAATCAGTTTCTGAAGCCACTGATAGAGACTGGAAAGAAGAGGAAATTGTGGCATCCAATCTTGATAATGAGTCCCATAATTCCAATGTCATTGATGATCAACCAGATTCTGTTGTGTTCTGTTCGCTGGAGGGAGAAGGGCCTGGCTTATGCAACAAGCCCTCCTCAACGCTGGATGATACTGAAAGCACAAGTCATGAGGAAGTTGCTGTGGGTGGAAATGTCTTCCAAGAAGTCCATGAAGAATTTGTTTCCGTTTTGAACTCAGAATCCAATGAGGGTGGTTCTGAATCAAATGGTGAAAAGGCTGATGATTTAACCATTGCAACCGGTGAACCATCCAGCCCATCTAAAAGCACACAGCCATATGATCATCTGGAATCAATAACAATAAATGGTGTCGTCCATTCAGCCTCTACTTGTGGCCCCTTGGATAAACTGACTGAAGGTGGTGAAGAGAAGCATGGAGTTTCTAAGCTGGATTATGGATCCCTTCGAGGTTGTTCTCCAGCTGGAGACTCTGAGCTCCCATGCAACAGTGATGAGGCCATTGAAAGTCAGTTggaaaaacaaaagtttatcAGGATGTGGCGCTTGATATATCAACATGTAGTATCAGGCACTGCTGCAAAGGTCAGAACACAGCTAAGTCTTGATGGAGCGGAAGGAGAAAAACAACAGGATGAGGCTGACTCAGTGGTCAATGGTGATGCTTGCCAGGATTTCTCTGAAACAAATCCAGATATGGAAGATAATGGTGCAGACTGCCAAAAGATTGAACTCTGCCAAATTGATGCCATTAGGCTGGTAGAAGAAGCAATTGATGGAATCCTCCTTCCAGAAACTCAAGACAACTTATCTGATGATCACTCAGTTACCAGTGACACAAATTCAGACCAGGAGATCTCAGAAACAAATCATGGTAAAGATAAGGAACGAAACATCCCAGCTTCCCCCAGTCCAGCAAAAGATGGCTTCAGAGAACTCAACGAAATCCATGGTAGAGTAGCAGATCCAGAACAAACATTGCTCAAACATGACAATACTACCGTCCAAGTACgtgagaaaacaattttcaaggtGGAAGACAAACCTAGCCAGAAAATGCGCAAGAGCTGGAGCAATCTGAAAAAGGTAATCCTCTTGAAGAAATTCATCAAGGCAGTAGAAAAGGTGAGCAAATTCAACCCACAGGAGCCACGATACTTGCCCTTGCAGCCCAAGTCTGAAGCAGAAAAAATATACCTAAGGCATCAAGAGATGGAAGGGAGGAAAAGTGCTGAGGAATGGATGCTTGATTATGCACTTCAACAAGTTGTTTCTAAACTAACTCCAGCTCGGAGAAGAAAAGTGGCACTGCTTGTAGAGGCATTTGAAGCGATCAGCCCACTGCAGGATATTGAATCCCCCTTGAAGCCTACTGCAGCAGTTCCTTTTCATGGAAAACCAGTGCAAGCCAGTATTAGTTCCTCAGGTCAAGGTGGGGAAGAAACAGGCAAAGAAAATGATGGTGGAAGTCACCCATTGACCCTGCTCGGTCCTGAAGTGAGGCTCAAAGAATGTGCAGAACAGACCAGTGATTCTCTTACTGTGGCACAGAATATTCCAGTTATATCTCCTGATCTCCAGGAAACAAATCTAGATTGTTTTTGCCCTGAAACAGAGCTGGAAAAACCTGTTTCTGTAGCTGCTGATTCAGAtgggaaaggagaagaaattgctgCTTCCAGTCTTGATAATGGGGTGGATAATTCCACCCTCACTGCTGAGCAACCTGATTTTGCTGGTGCCTGTTTACCAGAGATCAAAGATTCTGGATTGTGTGATAAGTTTGCCTTCAAAACAGAAGATAATGGGAGCACCTGTTGTAAGGAAGTTCAAGTGGATGGAGAGATTCTGCAAGATGTCCATCAAGAAATAATTTCAAGTTTGAAGTCTGAACCTTGCAATTGCAATTTTGAAGCGAATGGCAAACATCTTGAGATTGGTAATTTCACTGATGAATCATTGGGCATAAATAAAAGTCCAATCCAAGAGGATTCTGAGGGATGGACCACAATCAACAAGGTGGTCTCTTCAGCTTCCGTTTGTGATTCAGTGGAGGAACAACGTGTGGTCAATGAAAAGATCAATGGAAGTCTTGATCCAGACTATGGATACCTTCGAGGAAATCCTTCACCTGGAGATTCTGAACCTGAATCCAATACCGATGTCACCTACAGAAACCAGATGGACAAACAGACACGTAACAGGATGTGGTACCTGATATATCAGCACGTAGTATCAGGAATTGGAGCAAATGTTGAAAGCCATGGACTTCTAGATGATGTCAACAAGACCCTTCCTCAGGGTGCCTCCGAAACAGATCAGAATAAGGGTATGGAAAATCATGATGCGTACTGTGAAGACACTGAACTCCGCCAGAGTGACGCAATTAAGCTGGTACAAGAAGCAATTGATCAAATGCTTTCACCTCAAAGCGAAGACCACCCACTGGATAATCCTTCAAGCACCGGTGTCATAACTGCAGAACAGGAGCTCTTAGGAGAGAATCAGGTTGAAGGGAGGGAACTGAGCATCTCAGCTTCCAACAGTTCTGCTGAAGATGGGTCCAGAGAATTTGACAAAATAAAAGCGAATCATGATAAGAAAGAGGATCCAGAAGAAGCGTGGGTTAAAGCAGATAATATCACAACcccaaaagaagagaaaacagTATCAAAGGTGGGGAGCAAATCTAACCAGCCAGTGTCCAAGAACTGGAGCAACCTGAAAAAACTAATCCTCCTCAAGAGATTCGTCAAGTCGTTggaaaaagtgaagaaattcAACCCACGGGGGCCACGATTCTTACCGTTGAAGCCTGACCCAGAAGCAGAAAAAATTTGCCTGAGGCATCAAACAACAGAAGATAGGAAAAACTCTGAGGAGTGGATGCTGGATTATGCACTTCAACAGGTTGTCACTAAACTATCTCCAGCTCGAAGACGAAGAGTGGAGCTGCTTGTGGAAGCTTTTGAAACAGTTACTCCACCATCCCAAATTGAAGCTCAAAAAAGGCACAATGCGGCCTCACGGGCCACTAGTTGGCCACTAAGGTAAGAATAACGGCTGTTTCTTCCTCTCGGATATAATTTTTGGGTGATccatgtaagaaaaaaaaaaaaaatatcttccgGGCTTCTCTGAGTTTTGTTTTTGATCCgtctgcaaaaaaaaaaaggtggccAATTGTAAGTTTGTAACTAATTTATTTGTCATTGTGCCATATGGTAGGTGGCTTTGTGGTTCAATACTCAATAGTGAGTGAAaggtatatatataataataagatttctGTAATTTTCAGAGCATATAGAAGTCTACATTTTGTGGGAGAACAAATGGAATGAATGTGTTTTCTAATTTGTATAGTTTCTTCAAGAAGATTAATGAATTATTCTCTATGGTTCTTGAATGCCATGCCAAATTTACAATGTCATTCCCCAACCTAAACAATTTCTCAACATTTGTCCATATTTCATTCGTGGCTTCTTGAAAAAAGAATACCTACCATTTTACATATGGTGCCATTGAGTCCGTTAGGACAAATTGCTGGTacatttttagcatttttctaaTTAGTGCCAGACATCGGTGAGTTATCATCCAAAACATCCAAccattttaatgttttattttattttttttggctaTTAACAATTCCGAGAATCGAGACCGAATCATGACTAATtcacagttttttttttaagtatacaatagttttaaaaaataatttgtaaataaagtttTCATACaacctaaataaaataaagcaaaaatcatctcttaaaaaagacaatatttaaaaatctttataaaaaaattaattccaacAAAAAAAGAGATGATTtgtaaaagttaattttaaaaggaaagatggtttctaaaaaaatgatgttaaatgttttttttaattttttattaatattttagctataaagtattttaatgataaaattattataaatatatatattgtaaaattaattgattttgcGTACTAAATTCATATTataattgatatattatttataaaaatataaattatgtttatcatctcatattaaaaaaattattttatattaaattaattatggttaaaatatattttagccTTTATCtcaaatattaacttttaattaattattattaaaaatataaattaatttaattctatactatttttatttctattataaataataaatattttaatttttaaactttatttgttactttcttatttcttttcatttttcaaattaagaaaaaaaaatattttcaattttattttatttgagtttataattttttttaaacttccgTGCCCTTATTAAAGATCCCTTAACTCACATAGGCTCAAATATCTAGAATGCTAGGAGATGGATTCTATTGTAGAAAGTAGAATCCCAACCCAACACGATTGCAAATCAAGGTCAtatttctctctctccattCATATTTCCAAAGTCTTTTCCTTTTCAAGGTTTCAACTCCGTCTTCCTTCTTTGAGTTCCCATGGCTGGCCAACTATATTTCTTCTTCCCTACCGACTTCTATTATCCTAAGCCACCCTCTGTTAACACCGACAATGCCAACAACCTGTCTGTTCCTTCTCACCATGTCCCAAAAAGCGTGGACCATCAACAGCCCAAAACTCTAGTACACAGCGAGGTGCAGTCCGACAACTTTGAGAAACAACCATCATTCTCGCCAGTACGTTGCGCAGGTAGTTTCCACGCAAAATTAAGAGTGCAGAATCTACAACAGAGACTGTCGTGGCACATGGGCAGTTCGCCTTTCTTGATTGATACGAATCACAGAAGAGCTTTCCAGGAGGCCACCTTTAAGGTTTAGGTTTCATCGGATGTAGTAGCAGAGTCAAGAGTCTTGTTTTTATAACGGATTCTATGGAATTGAAAGATGTCTGCAGTAAATGAGTTAAAGTGTTTTCTTATCTCCCTTCCAAAAATCAAGGTTGGGAATTTTGTGTTCGGTTATtaatgttttgtttggttttagaaaagttaaaagaaaatcaagattTGGAATTTTGTGTTGAGttattaatgttttatttgGTTCCAGGAAAGTCtgaaaaaatgtaaaaggaagaaaataataaagtaatatatatatatatatatatgtatatatatttaaagtcaataaattatacttttgaaaattttaggcatcattaacatattttatgttttttttaaaaaaaaaaattacctattaaagaaaaaagaaaaaaataataatgggaGGAATATGTTTGATGGATAGAAATCGTGATTCATGGGAGGAACTCCCATTtggttaatgaaaaaaaaaatggggtggGGTAAAGATCAACTTTTGTGTTCTTGAAAttacaaaaacaattcaaatgGTTTAATTCTCAATTGGAAGCATCATCAATAAAAGCCCTTTAACTAATATTGTTCCAAAATAAGCTTTTAGTACGAAAGACTCCAAATCCCAAATGAGATATTAATTTCTTAAGTAAgttaaaaggaaattaatattttaacttaaaataatttttaatgttaagCGTTTTAATGCTTTTAGTACTTTTATtgatataattttcaaataatattttaactaCATGATTATTGATGTGATTATATGGAATATTcaactttaatataaaaaattaatatttaattaaattaataatatttttataaactcaaaTATTAATTACCCTAAACTTGAAACATGTGCCCCTAGTCATCTCTTTTATTTACGGGTTCAAATcttatctttcatttttaaaaatgtgtcaataatatttttaattaaaattattttttaaaattcaacaaataaCCACCTTTATCATGGATTCCTTTTTTATCAAATAGATGTTACTTGAACTCAAAAACCAATTAAACTCTAATAAATAAACTTCTAAAAGTTTTAATCACTAACCTACACTAACTCTACCTTCTAGTGATTGGATAATTAGTAATCCAAGTTCGATtgttatcatatatatatatataggtatttctctaaaaacaatcatattttgttattgTGGTATGAAAAAGAATTATCTTTCAACTCTTTTATcattgctctctctctctctctctctctctctctctctctctctatgatgatgatgatgatgatgatgatgatgatgatgaagataaaCAAAGACATGGATGTGATCAGAATGGCtcaagaaaataagagaaaaaggtATGACAAAACTATAGaagttttttaatttcaagttttaatattcatgcttttgtttattttaatctaTTGTTTCAATCAATTCTATACAAGAAGACAACATATTATTATGAACTATCGCAATTTTAATGGTTGTTTTTGGATATGATGTATTGTGCGTCATTCAATCCAAGCATAATTATTTTAGAACTATGAttgggatttttatttttttttatgttgttaGGAAATTTCttgatattattttgattttttttatgttgtttgaaaatagaaaaagaatcaaaacaacaaaataaaaaaaagaattaatttttctaaataatatttcgttaaaatatttacataatttttttttgttaggaaatttcttgatattattttgaatttttttatgttgtttgaaaatagaaaaagaatgaaaacaacaaaataaaaaaagaattaatttttctaaataatatttgttaaaatatttacagattttttaattttttttttttatggattatgTTTATTACTTGAATTTGCCGGTTCCATATTTTGTAAACAAGATGTAACACATGCACACCTATCCATTTTTAGAATATGTTTTCTAATCGAATaagttaatatatttataaatgatCTCAATGTATTTATTGTTTAGGATAATGAAGAGGAAAAGAAGTTTGAAGATGAATCTTGAATCTTACTATAtaccaaaacaaaatatatcaaATCCAAAAGGAGAGGATGCGCATTTCATTCATAAGGCAGATTATCAAACCATTGGTGTCGCTGATGGTGTTGGAGGTTGGACTCAGAGGGGTGTGGATGAGGGGAAATATGCACGGGAACTCATGAAGAATTGTGTCCTCGCCCTTGATAGTGAAAATAAAGGGGTTGTAAATCCAATGATGGTTTTAAATGAAGCCTATTTCAAAACTAAGGCTCCAGGATCATCTACTGCTTGCATCATAACACTTACACGGGACAATGTACgtattctaattaatttctgAAGGCAATACTAtgttatatagaaaaaaaaattatatttcaatattggGTTTTAACCATTATTATTTGTCATTTTACAGTATTTGCATGTGGTGAATGTGGGAGATAGTGGATTTATGTTGTTTAGAGATGGAGAAATGGTATATAAATCACCAATACAACAAAGAGGTTTTAATTGCCCATATCAATTGGGAAGAAGCAAGGGATCTGATCGTCCAAGTTCGGCAGAGGtacataaatttgaaattcactCCAATTTTCGTGGtcgattaattaattatttttttcataattaaatctTATGCttacaaatattaatttgatgtaTAGGAGCTTAAAGTTGCAGTAAAGGAAAGGGATATCTTAGTTGTTGGAACCGATGGTCTATTTGATAATATGTTTGTAAGTGAGATGAAGGAAATTATAGGTAATGTAGAGAAAGAAGGTTTGACACCAAAAGAATTGGCTTGGACGTTAGCAGAGTTGGCTTCGTATAATTCATTAGATAAAGATGGAGACACCCCATTTGCACAAGCTAAAAGATTTGCAGGATGTGGACAAGACAAAGGTGGCAAAGTCGATGATATTACCGTTATAGTTGCTTATATTGTACTTTGAATAGAATCATTATTACCTCCAGAATCAATGAAATCATTTATAAGGATGTAATTCAGTTCATAGAATTGATTTTAGTTTAGAAATGTATTTTGTATGATTCTAAAAGGAATATGTATAAATATTTGTCTAATGATAATTTTGATAAAGAAATTAAGCTTGATACGAGAGGTGTTAAATACGttcatctcatttttctttacatccatataattcttttaaataaaattcatatatt includes the following:
- the LOC104880127 gene encoding calmodulin binding protein PICBP; translation: MMMAQSNIPNKLEVQSDSGNEAELESLESRNRGGTEPNKRLNKLRSIKLPKVRSFKQSKRWVNSRSDRVSSILSGNQATPQKLSPIPMSDASPNYMKATSCSSARKENFQASPRNSESSFGSVDSNWGNSNHLKPNVALLGQKSVRALTRRSSFKPMKGLTRMSSLRSKRSLMKKNSGGAEMKRKLKKSRSIKLAGFESLRLPTGRAKNQYDRPSIISAGDAATPRNLSSTNSSDLRKVHCQASPRNSGSGFSSNGQNRKNWVILNPNSGSGQKTFMRKSSLRPVRILTKMSSLKPRRPTVRKHDRATCSSTLKNSNFPHHVELHSGGSESERISVMKVCPYKYCSLNGHCHAPLPPLKPFLLRRRRMLKTQKTMKRHFSGLEKEIQAYKMAFNIDTSRAGSPTAEKAGEDFFVEIYAKPSGKSKGEGAHGGDGEAKSDSGSLDEVLLGETSYPQIGMEESPSQLSHFQAANCSNKKGSDESVSEATDRDWKEEEIVASNLDNESHNSNVIDDQPDSVVFCSLEGEGPGLCNKPSSTLDDTESTSHEEVAVGGNVFQEVHEEFVSVLNSESNEGGSESNGEKADDLTIATGEPSSPSKSTQPYDHLESITINGVVHSASTCGPLDKLTEGGEEKHGVSKLDYGSLRGCSPAGDSELPCNSDEAIESQLEKQKFIRMWRLIYQHVVSGTAAKVRTQLSLDGAEGEKQQDEADSVVNGDACQDFSETNPDMEDNGADCQKIELCQIDAIRLVEEAIDGILLPETQDNLSDDHSVTSDTNSDQEISETNHGKDKERNIPASPSPAKDGFRELNEIHGRVADPEQTLLKHDNTTVQVREKTIFKVEDKPSQKMRKSWSNLKKVILLKKFIKAVEKVSKFNPQEPRYLPLQPKSEAEKIYLRHQEMEGRKSAEEWMLDYALQQVVSKLTPARRRKVALLVEAFEAISPLQDIESPLKPTAAVPFHGKPVQASISSSGQGGEETGKENDGGSHPLTLLGPEVRLKECAEQTSDSLTVAQNIPVISPDLQETNLDCFCPETELEKPVSVAADSDGKGEEIAASSLDNGVDNSTLTAEQPDFAGACLPEIKDSGLCDKFAFKTEDNGSTCCKEVQVDGEILQDVHQEIISSLKSEPCNCNFEANGKHLEIGNFTDESLGINKSPIQEDSEGWTTINKVVSSASVCDSVEEQRVVNEKINGSLDPDYGYLRGNPSPGDSEPESNTDVTYRNQMDKQTRNRMWYLIYQHVVSGIGANVESHGLLDDVNKTLPQGASETDQNKGMENHDAYCEDTELRQSDAIKLVQEAIDQMLSPQSEDHPLDNPSSTGVITAEQELLGENQVEGRELSISASNSSAEDGSREFDKIKANHDKKEDPEEAWVKADNITTPKEEKTVSKVGSKSNQPVSKNWSNLKKLILLKRFVKSLEKVKKFNPRGPRFLPLKPDPEAEKICLRHQTTEDRKNSEEWMLDYALQQVVTKLSPARRRRVELLVEAFETVTPPSQIEAQKRHNAASRATSWPLR
- the LOC100248710 gene encoding probable protein phosphatase 2C 55, encoding MKRKRSLKMNLESYYIPKQNISNPKGEDAHFIHKADYQTIGVADGVGGWTQRGVDEGKYARELMKNCVLALDSENKGVVNPMMVLNEAYFKTKAPGSSTACIITLTRDNYLHVVNVGDSGFMLFRDGEMVYKSPIQQRGFNCPYQLGRSKGSDRPSSAEELKVAVKERDILVVGTDGLFDNMFVSEMKEIIGNVEKEGLTPKELAWTLAELASYNSLDKDGDTPFAQAKRFAGCGQDKGGKVDDITVIVAYIVL